A window of the Chloroflexus sp. Y-396-1 genome harbors these coding sequences:
- a CDS encoding SulP family inorganic anion transporter has product MMHYLRYIIVLFTQPVRLVRTFTPDSLRTDFLAGITVGLVLLPQSLAFAILGGLPPVVGLYSALTATIVGGLWGSSSHLNSGPTNTAAILTLSVLAPITAVGSNEFVTAASLIAVMAGIIRVIMGIAQLGILVNFVSDAVAVGFTAGAGILILSNQIGPLLRIDLPPGAGILQTITEVATHLDAIHWPSVAVGGSTIILIVLFPRLTRRVPAVLLSIVVVSPIVWLLNLKAQGVRVMGVIPPGLPPLSQLPVFDVELIGQLANGALALAIIGLVEATAIARAIAGYTGQRIDSNQEFIGQGLANIVAGLFSGMPCSASFNRSALAYQAGGKTSLTAIISGLTVFLATTVLSSLLAEVPRAALAGALAVTAWSMVDQRSIVRIWHGSRGEAVIMFMTLFLTLTLPLQFAILIGVVTSLGYYLIRTAMPRVEAVVPDSEFRHWEAAHGKPMCPQLLVVDLQGDLYFGAVNHVEEQLLGLLERQRSVRYLLLRMHSVNQCDVSGIRALETIRRTLRVRGGDLYFVRVRASVMHRMQISGFYEQLGAERFLDEDKAIEFLFHRVLDPAVCIYECDRRVFRECQELPKQLLPGPVALPLLDGKPPAQITARALWEQLHTAQPPQVIDVREPREFQRGHIPGARNIPLAQLPLHREHLPTGPLVLVCRSGRRSLRAAALLAGRTPPPLVLEGGMLAWEAANLLEAVEEF; this is encoded by the coding sequence ATGATGCACTATCTACGCTATATCATTGTTTTGTTTACCCAACCGGTACGATTGGTGCGTACTTTTACACCTGATAGTCTTCGTACCGATTTTCTGGCTGGTATAACTGTTGGCCTAGTGTTACTTCCCCAATCGCTAGCATTTGCCATTTTGGGTGGTCTACCACCGGTTGTTGGCCTATATAGTGCACTAACCGCTACAATTGTTGGTGGGCTGTGGGGATCGTCAAGCCATCTCAACAGCGGTCCAACGAATACTGCTGCGATTCTGACCCTATCGGTACTGGCGCCGATTACTGCCGTTGGGAGTAATGAATTTGTGACTGCCGCCAGCTTAATTGCCGTTATGGCCGGGATCATTCGCGTTATTATGGGGATTGCACAATTAGGCATACTGGTGAACTTTGTCTCTGACGCAGTGGCAGTTGGGTTTACGGCTGGAGCAGGGATTCTCATTCTGTCAAATCAGATTGGCCCACTCCTGAGAATTGATCTTCCGCCCGGCGCCGGTATTTTGCAAACGATCACCGAAGTCGCTACCCATCTCGACGCTATTCATTGGCCATCAGTGGCTGTTGGTGGATCAACCATTATTCTCATCGTGCTGTTCCCTCGTCTGACTCGGCGAGTTCCCGCTGTCTTACTGAGCATTGTGGTTGTATCGCCAATTGTCTGGTTGCTGAACCTTAAAGCGCAGGGAGTTCGGGTAATGGGTGTGATTCCGCCAGGATTACCGCCTCTCTCGCAACTGCCGGTCTTCGATGTGGAGCTTATTGGGCAGCTTGCCAATGGTGCGTTGGCACTAGCCATTATCGGTCTGGTTGAGGCAACCGCTATTGCCCGTGCAATTGCCGGTTATACTGGTCAGCGGATCGACAGTAATCAGGAATTTATTGGACAGGGATTGGCAAATATAGTCGCCGGTCTCTTTTCCGGGATGCCTTGTTCCGCATCGTTTAATCGGTCAGCGTTAGCTTATCAGGCAGGAGGAAAAACATCACTTACCGCGATCATCTCTGGGCTTACAGTCTTCCTGGCTACAACGGTCCTTTCAAGCCTGCTGGCCGAAGTACCACGCGCTGCTTTAGCAGGAGCATTAGCCGTTACTGCTTGGAGTATGGTTGATCAGCGTTCGATAGTTCGCATCTGGCACGGGTCGCGTGGTGAAGCTGTCATTATGTTTATGACTCTGTTCTTGACTCTCACGCTGCCGTTGCAATTTGCGATTTTGATCGGGGTGGTCACCTCATTGGGCTATTACCTGATCCGCACCGCTATGCCGCGTGTGGAAGCGGTGGTACCCGATAGCGAGTTTCGCCACTGGGAGGCAGCGCACGGCAAGCCAATGTGTCCGCAGTTGCTGGTGGTTGACCTGCAAGGCGACCTCTATTTTGGCGCGGTCAATCACGTGGAAGAACAGTTGTTGGGGCTGCTGGAACGGCAACGGAGTGTGCGGTATCTGCTCTTGCGGATGCACAGCGTTAACCAGTGTGATGTGAGTGGGATACGGGCGCTTGAAACCATTCGGCGCACACTGCGGGTGCGCGGTGGTGATCTCTACTTTGTGCGGGTACGGGCTAGTGTGATGCACCGGATGCAGATCAGCGGCTTTTACGAACAGCTCGGCGCCGAACGCTTCCTCGACGAAGACAAGGCCATCGAATTTCTGTTTCATCGCGTGCTTGACCCGGCAGTTTGTATTTACGAATGTGACCGGCGGGTGTTCCGAGAGTGTCAGGAGTTGCCGAAGCAATTGTTGCCGGGGCCAGTAGCACTCCCCCTCCTCGACGGCAAGCCACCGGCACAGATTACTGCACGGGCGCTATGGGAACAACTGCACACAGCGCAACCGCCACAGGTCATCGATGTGCGCGAACCGCGTGAATTCCAGCGCGGGCACATTCCCGGCGCACGCAACATTCCCCTTGCCCAACTGCCCCTCCACCGTGAGCACCTACCCACTGGCCCGCTGGTGCTGGTGTGCCGGAGTGGTCGGCGGAGCTTACGGGCCGCAGCGCTGCTGGCCGGACGAACACCACCGCCGTTGGTGCTGGAAGGTGGGATGCTGGCGTGGGAAGCGGCAAATCTGCTCGAAGCAGTTGAGGAGTTTTGA
- a CDS encoding dihydrolipoamide acetyltransferase family protein: protein MIEIKMPQLGESVTEGTVGRWLKRPGDPVAKYEPLLEVVTDKVDTEVPAPEAGVLHEILVPEGETVRVGTVIARLAPADTAVSGAPTAAPVTKIATTESSSTTVTVTATTAPPATGDGRNTYLSPVVARLLAEHQLNPAQIRGTGQGGRITKQDVLRFLAEREKQSSAPVVTPVTPASAPSPASTASTPTPAPAPTPAPVPMASAPTPPPVAAPATSEIPADAELVPLTPMRRSIAEHMVRSVRTSPHVTTVMEVDLSRVIAHRAAHQEAFSRQGVRLTMTPYFIMAAIAGLQAVPVFNGSFTDQGIIIHRRINIGVAVALNEGLLVPVIPDADEKNLLGLARAVNDLAERARSKRLRPEETQGGTFTITNHGVTGSLFATPIINQPQAGILGIGAVVKRPVVITQNGLDAIAIRPLCYLSFTFDHRIADGATADQFLSTVKKRLEQWEG from the coding sequence ATGATTGAGATTAAAATGCCCCAACTCGGCGAAAGTGTGACTGAAGGTACGGTTGGCCGGTGGTTAAAACGCCCCGGTGATCCGGTCGCGAAGTACGAACCGCTGCTTGAAGTAGTCACCGACAAAGTTGATACAGAAGTTCCCGCCCCTGAAGCTGGTGTTCTGCACGAGATTTTGGTGCCGGAAGGTGAGACGGTGCGGGTTGGCACTGTTATTGCCCGGCTGGCCCCGGCTGATACAGCAGTGTCCGGTGCGCCAACAGCAGCACCGGTTACTAAGATAGCAACAACCGAATCCAGTTCTACAACGGTCACGGTAACAGCAACCACCGCCCCGCCGGCAACTGGCGATGGACGAAACACGTATCTTTCACCAGTAGTTGCCCGTTTGCTGGCTGAACATCAGCTTAATCCAGCGCAGATTCGCGGTACCGGTCAGGGTGGGCGAATTACCAAACAAGATGTGCTGCGCTTCCTGGCCGAGCGCGAAAAACAATCCTCAGCACCAGTAGTAACACCCGTGACCCCTGCTTCCGCTCCATCGCCTGCATCCACCGCATCTACACCCACCCCAGCACCTGCACCGACACCGGCGCCTGTACCGATGGCGTCTGCACCCACCCCGCCACCAGTTGCCGCGCCAGCAACGTCTGAAATCCCCGCTGATGCCGAACTCGTGCCGTTAACACCAATGCGACGCAGCATTGCCGAACATATGGTGCGTTCAGTTCGGACCTCGCCTCATGTCACTACCGTTATGGAGGTCGATCTAAGTCGGGTGATAGCGCATCGGGCAGCTCATCAGGAAGCATTCAGTCGCCAGGGTGTCCGTCTCACAATGACGCCGTACTTCATTATGGCCGCTATAGCCGGTTTGCAGGCTGTACCGGTCTTCAACGGCAGCTTTACCGACCAGGGAATTATCATTCATCGTCGCATAAACATTGGCGTCGCCGTGGCATTGAACGAGGGCTTACTGGTACCGGTTATTCCTGATGCTGATGAAAAGAACCTGCTCGGCCTAGCCCGAGCCGTCAACGACCTAGCCGAGCGGGCACGGAGCAAACGTCTCCGCCCCGAAGAGACGCAAGGTGGTACCTTCACCATCACGAACCATGGCGTAACCGGTAGCCTCTTTGCAACGCCGATTATCAATCAACCACAGGCCGGCATTCTCGGTATCGGGGCGGTTGTCAAGCGTCCGGTTGTGATCACCCAAAACGGTCTTGATGCCATTGCAATTCGCCCGCTCTGCTATCTCTCGTTCACCTTCGATCACCGGATTGCCGATGGTGCTACCGCCGACCAGTTCCTTTCTACAGTGAAAAAGCGGCTCGAACAGTGGGAAGGGTAG
- a CDS encoding fructose-bisphosphatase class II, which translates to MEIPQAQKLGPNTGLDLVRATEAAAIAAARLMGRGEIEAADQAAATAMAAALANLELDGRLVMGEEVRAMAATPLSGGARVGTGKGPPADLIVDPVDGRRQLAQGRAGAVSFAAVTNRGALWAPYPAAYMEKIIVGPQVAPYLVPECLDAPAGWTLALVARATRRSVRDLVVFVLDRPRHAHLIDEIRAAGARVMLADDGDIYGALLAAISGTNVDILMGIGGAHEGVLAACAVKSLGGAMLARLAPQSEAERTAITRAGLDTKRILTCDDIVSSNQIFFVATGITDSILLRGVRLAGDRAETNSLILRCETRTRRMIFAEHLLTG; encoded by the coding sequence ATGGAGATACCACAGGCACAAAAGCTCGGCCCCAACACCGGTCTTGATCTGGTGCGAGCCACTGAAGCAGCCGCTATTGCAGCCGCCCGTCTGATGGGGCGCGGTGAAATTGAAGCTGCTGATCAGGCAGCCGCTACCGCAATGGCTGCTGCGCTGGCCAATCTTGAACTTGATGGTCGTCTAGTTATGGGTGAAGAAGTGCGAGCGATGGCTGCTACGCCTCTGTCGGGTGGAGCACGGGTTGGCACTGGTAAGGGCCCACCTGCGGACTTAATCGTTGATCCGGTTGATGGACGGCGTCAGTTAGCTCAGGGACGTGCTGGGGCCGTCTCTTTTGCCGCTGTAACTAATCGAGGTGCATTGTGGGCGCCTTATCCGGCGGCTTACATGGAGAAGATCATTGTCGGTCCACAGGTTGCTCCGTATCTAGTGCCGGAGTGTCTCGATGCACCGGCAGGCTGGACACTGGCCCTAGTCGCACGGGCAACCCGACGCTCAGTGCGTGATCTGGTCGTTTTCGTCCTTGATCGCCCACGGCACGCCCATCTGATTGACGAGATTCGAGCTGCCGGAGCACGGGTAATGCTGGCTGATGATGGCGACATCTACGGTGCGTTGCTGGCGGCGATCTCTGGTACAAATGTTGACATATTGATGGGAATTGGTGGAGCGCACGAAGGCGTATTGGCTGCATGTGCTGTCAAATCACTTGGTGGTGCAATGTTAGCCCGTCTCGCCCCGCAGAGCGAGGCCGAGCGTACAGCAATTACACGCGCCGGTCTGGATACAAAACGGATTCTGACCTGTGACGATATTGTCAGCAGTAACCAGATATTTTTCGTCGCTACCGGCATCACCGACAGCATCCTGCTTCGTGGTGTGCGGCTGGCCGGTGACCGGGCAGAAACGAACTCCCTAATCTTGCGCTGTGAAACGCGCACTCGCCGTATGATCTTTGCCGAGCATTTGCTTACCGGATGA
- a CDS encoding Xaa-Pro peptidase family protein — MDLYQEKLHQAGELLAAYDLDLWLIFVRETAEHTDPSLKLLGQFSLTWPTAIMVTYHGQALALTGLGDDEAVRRTGLFTEVRTYTQSIGPELVRILSVYDPQRIGINISRSDVSADGLTYGMYLNLCDYLADTPYRDRLISAETFVAALRSRKTPQEVARLRAAADLGLRIFTAVGDFLRPGVSEREVATFVHAQTNASGATTAWDPAHCPGLNAGPASPWGHVGPSDEIVRPGEIFHMDFGVKLNDYCSDHQRVWYCLRPNEDEPPAEVLHAFNAVKAAIRNAASAIRPGVVGWEIDAIARQTITAAGYPEYPHALGHQVGRAVHDGGVGFYPRWERYGDKPYGTIDAGMVLTLELGVRTRYGYISLEEEVLVTSDGYEWIGQPQEELWLIR; from the coding sequence ATGGACCTTTACCAAGAGAAACTGCACCAGGCTGGCGAACTGTTGGCAGCGTATGATCTCGATCTCTGGCTCATTTTTGTCCGTGAGACGGCTGAACACACCGATCCATCGCTAAAGCTCCTCGGTCAATTTTCTCTCACCTGGCCGACGGCCATCATGGTTACCTATCATGGTCAGGCATTGGCCTTGACCGGTTTGGGTGATGATGAAGCGGTGCGGCGAACTGGTCTGTTTACTGAGGTACGTACCTATACACAGAGCATTGGACCTGAACTCGTCCGAATCCTTTCTGTGTACGATCCGCAACGTATCGGGATTAACATCAGCCGCAGCGATGTGAGTGCTGATGGCTTGACCTACGGTATGTATCTCAATCTGTGCGATTATCTTGCCGATACCCCCTACCGCGATCGCCTCATTTCCGCTGAAACGTTTGTTGCCGCTTTGCGTAGCCGCAAGACTCCTCAGGAAGTGGCGCGCTTACGGGCTGCTGCTGATCTCGGTCTGCGCATCTTTACTGCGGTAGGTGATTTTCTGCGACCTGGAGTGAGTGAACGCGAGGTTGCGACCTTTGTGCACGCACAAACCAACGCTTCTGGGGCAACGACGGCCTGGGACCCTGCCCATTGCCCTGGCCTTAATGCTGGACCCGCCTCACCCTGGGGACACGTTGGCCCTTCGGATGAAATTGTGCGCCCTGGTGAAATCTTCCACATGGATTTTGGCGTCAAACTGAATGACTACTGCTCAGATCATCAGCGGGTCTGGTATTGTTTGCGGCCTAACGAAGACGAACCGCCAGCCGAAGTTCTGCACGCCTTCAATGCAGTCAAAGCTGCAATTCGGAATGCAGCGTCGGCAATACGGCCCGGAGTTGTGGGGTGGGAAATTGATGCAATTGCCCGCCAGACGATTACCGCTGCCGGTTATCCAGAGTATCCGCATGCACTTGGGCATCAGGTTGGACGAGCGGTACACGATGGTGGTGTTGGCTTTTATCCACGTTGGGAACGGTACGGCGACAAGCCTTACGGTACTATCGATGCTGGGATGGTCTTGACCCTTGAACTCGGTGTGCGTACTCGTTACGGTTATATTTCGCTTGAAGAAGAGGTCCTGGTCACTTCCGATGGGTATGAGTGGATCGGTCAACCGCAGGAAGAGCTGTGGTTGATTCGGTGA
- a CDS encoding SulP family inorganic anion transporter has protein sequence MYDYMRSALTLFAQPVRLFRTYPLHALRSDFFAGITVGLVLLPQSLAFAILGGLPPVVGLYSAMVATIVGALWGSSSLLNSGPTTTGAILTLSVLLPIAPVGSPEFVTAASLVAVMAGIIRLIMGVARLGMLVTFISDAVAIGFTAGSGLLILFNQIGPITRISIPLGANIPTIVVETLAKFDQVHWPSLIIGGLTIVIIYTIPNFTRTLPASLLSIVIMTFIVWVFDLEQQGVRLMGEVPAGFPPLAQLPVDIQLIGQLANGALALAIIGLVEAIAIARAIAGYTGQRIDSNQEFVGQGLSNIAAGIFSGMPCSGSFNRSALAYQAGGKTALTGVISGITVLIGTSLLNEILTIIPRPVLAGTLMVAALGMVDHKAMARVWRSSRGETAIMVATLALTLTLPLQFAILIGVVTSLGYYLIRTAMPRVEAVVPDSEFRHWEAAHGKPMCPQLLVVDLQGDLYFGAVNHVEEQLLGLLERQRSVRYLLLRMHSVNQCDVSGIRALETIRRTLRVRGGDLYFVRVRASVMHRMQISGFYEQLGAERFLDEDKAIEFLFHRVLDPAVCIYECDRRVFRECQELPKQLLPGPVALPLLDGKPPAQITARALWEQLHTAQPPQVIDVREPREFQRGHIPGARNIPLAQLPLHREHLPTGPLVLVCRSGRRSLRAAALLAGRTPPPLVLEGGMLAWEAANLLEAVEEF, from the coding sequence ATGTACGATTACATGCGTTCGGCGCTAACCCTGTTTGCTCAGCCCGTCCGATTATTCCGAACTTATCCACTGCACGCACTGCGATCTGACTTTTTCGCCGGAATCACGGTCGGCCTAGTTTTATTACCCCAATCACTGGCATTTGCCATTCTCGGGGGTCTACCGCCAGTGGTTGGTCTGTACAGCGCAATGGTCGCCACAATTGTCGGGGCATTGTGGGGTTCCTCTAGCCTTCTGAACAGTGGACCTACTACAACTGGCGCTATTTTAACTCTATCAGTACTACTGCCGATTGCACCGGTCGGCAGTCCCGAATTCGTTACCGCTGCCAGTTTAGTTGCTGTAATGGCTGGAATCATCCGGCTCATTATGGGTGTTGCCCGATTAGGTATGCTGGTGACCTTTATCTCAGATGCGGTTGCTATCGGATTTACTGCTGGTTCGGGACTCTTAATTTTATTCAATCAGATTGGCCCTATTACTCGCATTAGCATTCCTCTAGGTGCAAATATTCCTACAATTGTTGTCGAAACGCTGGCGAAATTCGATCAAGTACACTGGCCATCGCTTATTATTGGCGGATTGACCATTGTTATTATCTATACGATTCCCAACTTTACCCGCACATTGCCGGCCTCACTCTTGAGTATTGTCATTATGACTTTCATTGTCTGGGTTTTCGACCTGGAACAGCAGGGTGTGCGCTTAATGGGGGAGGTGCCGGCAGGTTTTCCACCTTTAGCACAGCTTCCCGTCGATATCCAATTGATTGGACAGTTGGCAAACGGTGCACTCGCGTTGGCCATTATTGGTCTGGTTGAAGCCATTGCTATCGCACGTGCAATTGCTGGCTACACCGGTCAACGAATTGACAGCAATCAGGAATTTGTTGGGCAGGGATTATCGAACATTGCTGCTGGAATCTTTTCCGGCATGCCGTGTTCTGGCTCATTCAACCGCTCGGCCCTGGCGTATCAGGCAGGTGGCAAGACAGCACTCACTGGGGTTATTTCAGGGATCACCGTTTTGATTGGAACCAGTCTTTTAAACGAGATCCTGACGATCATTCCACGTCCTGTATTAGCGGGAACTTTGATGGTTGCCGCACTTGGGATGGTTGATCACAAAGCAATGGCGCGGGTCTGGCGCAGTTCACGTGGTGAGACAGCCATTATGGTGGCGACACTGGCGCTAACGCTCACGCTGCCGTTGCAATTTGCGATTTTGATCGGGGTGGTCACCTCATTGGGCTATTACCTGATCCGCACCGCTATGCCGCGTGTGGAAGCGGTGGTACCCGATAGCGAGTTTCGCCACTGGGAGGCGGCGCACGGCAAGCCAATGTGTCCGCAGTTGCTGGTGGTTGACCTGCAAGGCGACCTCTATTTTGGCGCGGTCAATCACGTGGAAGAACAGTTGTTGGGGCTGCTGGAACGGCAACGGAGTGTGCGGTATCTGCTCTTGCGGATGCACAGCGTTAACCAGTGTGATGTGAGTGGGATACGGGCGCTTGAAACCATTCGGCGCACGCTGCGGGTGCGCGGCGGTGATCTCTACTTTGTGCGGGTACGGGCCAGTGTGATGCATCGGATGCAGATCAGCGGCTTTTACGAACAGCTCGGCGCCGAACGCTTCCTCGACGAAGACAAGGCCATCGAATTTCTGTTTCATCGCGTGCTTGACCCGGCAGTTTGTATTTACGAATGTGACCGGCGGGTGTTCCGAGAGTGTCAGGAGTTGCCGAAGCAATTGTTGCCGGGGCCAGTAGCACTCCCCCTCCTCGACGGCAAGCCACCGGCACAGATTACTGCACGGGCGCTATGGGAACAACTGCACACAGCGCAACCGCCACAGGTCATCGATGTGCGCGAACCGCGTGAATTCCAGCGCGGGCACATTCCCGGCGCACGCAACATTCCCCTTGCCCAACTGCCCCTCCACCGTGAGCACCTACCCACTGGCCCGCTGGTGCTGGTGTGCCGGAGTGGTCGGCGGAGCTTACGGGCCGCAGCGCTGCTGGCCGGACGAACACCACCGCCGTTGGTGTTGGAAGGTGGGATGCTGGCGTGGGAAGCGGCAAATCTGCTCGAAGCAGTTGAGGAGTTTTGA
- a CDS encoding spermidine synthase, with translation MFYFIASIFLSAFLLFQIQPMIARYILPWFGGVPAVWSTVQMFFQILLTAGYAYADWVGKPCYKRERWHIFFLCLSVCGVLILGWFWRSPITPGADWKPAPEAMPVLEIIKLLTISVGLPYFLLASNSPLVQVWFHRLFPTQTAYRLYAVSNVGSLLGLISYPLLVEPLFTLPVQGWMWSIGYLCYVGFAIWGAIRAWRHQSSTIVRPEIVASGSSATIPWRDILLWIGLAATASLFLLATTARITQDVAVIPFLWVLPLTIYLLSFIITFAGDHYYNRNIFLAVFVLSFLAIIWVVIGLETISIIIQITVYSLCLFAVCMICHGELYRLRPQQSQLTIFYLLVSVGGALGGVFVTFVAPVLFRGYWEYPLGLVLAWLMFFLVAFRRPETGLKWQRLILWGGLICAGFLMYLFISIDIESSVLLQRNFYASTRIKVLESADDASTRRYVLVHGITVHGFQYVAPEKRKLPTAYYSETSGLGLLLNNHPKRGNGLRVGVLGLGIGTLATYGLPGDVYRFYEINPDIIDIASGKGGYFSYLQDSSATIELVLGDARLSLERELQENGSQGYHLLVLDVFSSDSIPVYLLNRESFQLYLDHLTADGILAVHISNRHLDLVPVVWKLADHFSLYRLLIDDEGDGERAVRSRWFLLSRDESLLSIPELTTRARNMDGYTTSLPLWTDDYSNLLQIMR, from the coding sequence ATGTTTTACTTCATTGCTTCTATCTTTCTTTCAGCTTTTCTCCTTTTTCAAATTCAGCCAATGATAGCACGCTACATCTTGCCCTGGTTTGGTGGTGTCCCAGCCGTATGGTCAACCGTGCAAATGTTTTTCCAGATTTTGTTAACTGCTGGTTATGCGTATGCCGACTGGGTTGGCAAACCGTGTTACAAACGTGAGCGCTGGCATATTTTCTTTTTGTGTCTCTCGGTCTGCGGAGTCTTGATATTAGGCTGGTTTTGGCGGTCACCGATTACACCGGGCGCCGATTGGAAACCGGCGCCGGAGGCTATGCCCGTGTTAGAAATCATCAAGCTCCTCACGATTTCGGTTGGTTTACCGTACTTCCTGTTAGCTTCAAATAGTCCATTAGTACAGGTATGGTTTCATCGCCTTTTTCCAACGCAAACGGCGTACCGTTTGTATGCTGTCTCGAATGTTGGCTCACTGCTCGGATTAATCAGCTACCCACTGCTCGTTGAGCCACTATTCACGTTACCCGTGCAGGGATGGATGTGGTCAATCGGGTATCTTTGCTATGTTGGATTTGCTATTTGGGGAGCAATTCGAGCCTGGCGACATCAGTCATCAACAATTGTCCGCCCGGAAATCGTTGCATCTGGTTCATCGGCAACTATCCCGTGGCGTGATATCCTGTTGTGGATTGGATTAGCTGCCACGGCTTCGTTGTTTCTGCTAGCAACAACTGCCCGTATCACTCAAGATGTAGCGGTTATCCCTTTCCTTTGGGTGTTACCTTTAACAATATATCTGCTCTCCTTTATTATAACTTTTGCTGGCGATCACTATTATAATCGAAATATATTTCTAGCGGTTTTTGTTCTTTCTTTCCTTGCGATTATCTGGGTAGTTATAGGGTTAGAAACAATATCGATAATCATTCAGATAACGGTCTATTCTTTATGTTTGTTTGCTGTTTGCATGATCTGCCATGGTGAGTTATACCGATTACGTCCTCAACAATCACAGTTGACGATATTCTATCTGCTGGTATCTGTTGGTGGGGCACTGGGAGGTGTTTTTGTTACCTTTGTGGCGCCAGTTCTCTTCAGAGGCTATTGGGAATATCCGCTAGGATTAGTCTTAGCATGGTTAATGTTTTTCCTGGTTGCGTTTCGTCGTCCTGAGACCGGTCTGAAATGGCAGCGCCTGATTCTTTGGGGTGGTCTGATCTGTGCTGGGTTTCTGATGTATCTCTTCATTAGCATTGATATAGAAAGTTCGGTATTGTTGCAACGAAACTTCTACGCTTCGACCCGTATCAAAGTTCTTGAATCGGCCGATGATGCCTCGACCCGGCGGTATGTTCTCGTACACGGTATAACGGTGCACGGTTTCCAGTATGTTGCACCAGAGAAACGTAAGCTGCCAACGGCGTACTACAGCGAAACAAGCGGGCTTGGATTGTTGCTCAACAATCATCCTAAACGCGGAAATGGTCTTCGTGTGGGGGTGCTTGGATTAGGCATTGGTACGTTAGCCACATACGGCTTGCCAGGTGATGTGTACCGGTTTTATGAAATTAATCCGGATATTATTGACATCGCATCAGGAAAAGGTGGCTATTTTTCTTATCTCCAGGATAGTAGTGCGACAATTGAACTTGTCTTGGGTGATGCACGGTTGTCATTGGAACGAGAGCTACAAGAGAATGGATCACAGGGTTACCATCTATTGGTTTTGGATGTATTTTCAAGTGATTCTATTCCCGTATACTTGCTGAATCGTGAATCATTTCAACTCTACCTTGATCATCTCACGGCTGATGGAATCCTCGCGGTACATATTTCTAATCGTCATCTCGACCTTGTGCCAGTTGTGTGGAAACTAGCCGATCATTTTTCGCTTTATCGCTTGCTTATCGATGATGAAGGGGATGGTGAACGAGCAGTACGTTCACGTTGGTTTCTCCTTTCGCGTGACGAGTCACTTTTATCAATTCCTGAATTGACCACTCGTGCTCGTAATATGGATGGATACACAACATCGCTACCGCTCTGGACTGACGACTACAGCAATCTGCTCCAGATCATGCGTTAA